One window from the genome of Pantoea cypripedii encodes:
- a CDS encoding glycoside-pentoside-hexuronide (GPH):cation symporter, producing the protein MKGAALSFREKLGYGMGDAGCNMIGGAIMLFLNYFYTDVFGLAPALVGTLLLSVRVLDAVTDPIMGAIADRTQSRWGRFRPWLLWVSVPYVLFSVLMFTTPDWSYDNKVIWAFITYFLMSLTYTAINIPYCSLGGVITNDPGERVSCQSYRFVMVGVATLILSLSLLPMAEWFGGDNKARGYQMAMSVLALIGLAMFLFCFATVRERIRPAVPSNDDLKNDLRDVWKNDQWVRILLLTFCNVCPGFIRMAATMYYVTWVMGQSTHFATLFISLGVIGMMLGSTLAKILTDRWCKLKVFFWTNIALALFSSGFYWIDPHATLAVVIAYFLLNILHQIPSPLHWSLMADVDDYGEWKTGKRITGMSFSGNLFFLKVGLAVAGAMVGFLLSIYGYDAGAKQQAPSALNGIMLLFTVIPGIGYLITAGVVRLLKVDRKLMRTIQDDLALRRANFRDLHAPHPPAAATIEPGEIK; encoded by the coding sequence ATGAAAGGAGCTGCACTCTCGTTCCGGGAAAAGCTGGGATACGGCATGGGCGATGCCGGATGCAACATGATTGGTGGTGCCATCATGTTGTTCCTCAACTATTTCTATACCGATGTCTTTGGGCTGGCACCAGCGCTGGTCGGCACCTTATTGCTTTCGGTGCGGGTACTGGATGCGGTAACGGATCCGATTATGGGCGCGATTGCCGACCGTACGCAAAGCCGCTGGGGACGCTTTCGTCCGTGGCTGCTGTGGGTATCCGTTCCCTATGTGTTATTCAGCGTTCTGATGTTCACCACGCCAGACTGGAGCTATGACAACAAGGTGATCTGGGCATTTATCACCTATTTCCTGATGTCACTGACCTACACCGCCATCAACATTCCCTACTGCTCGCTGGGCGGGGTCATCACCAATGATCCTGGCGAACGCGTCTCCTGCCAGTCGTATCGTTTTGTTATGGTGGGTGTCGCCACGCTGATCCTGTCGCTATCGCTCCTGCCGATGGCGGAGTGGTTTGGTGGGGATAACAAAGCGCGCGGCTATCAGATGGCGATGAGCGTGCTGGCGCTGATTGGCCTCGCGATGTTTCTGTTTTGCTTCGCCACGGTGCGAGAGCGTATTCGCCCGGCAGTGCCCAGTAACGACGATCTGAAAAACGACCTGCGCGATGTCTGGAAAAACGACCAGTGGGTACGCATTCTGCTGCTGACCTTCTGTAACGTTTGCCCTGGGTTTATTCGCATGGCCGCCACCATGTATTACGTGACCTGGGTCATGGGCCAATCGACCCATTTTGCCACCCTGTTTATCAGCCTCGGCGTGATCGGCATGATGCTGGGCAGTACGCTGGCCAAAATCCTCACCGATCGCTGGTGCAAATTAAAAGTGTTCTTCTGGACCAACATCGCGTTAGCCCTGTTCTCCAGCGGTTTTTACTGGATTGATCCTCACGCCACTCTGGCGGTAGTTATTGCTTATTTCCTGCTGAACATCCTCCATCAGATCCCCTCACCGCTGCACTGGTCGCTGATGGCGGATGTTGATGATTACGGCGAATGGAAAACCGGCAAACGCATCACCGGCATGAGCTTTTCCGGCAATCTGTTTTTCCTCAAGGTCGGGCTGGCTGTGGCGGGTGCGATGGTGGGCTTTTTACTCTCCATCTATGGCTATGATGCCGGTGCGAAACAGCAAGCCCCCAGCGCGCTGAATGGCATCATGCTGCTATTTACCGTGATTCCTGGTATTGGCTACCTGATTACCGCCGGGGTTGTACGTTTGCTGAAAGTCGATCGCAAACTGATGCGCACCATTCAGGACGATCTCGCCCTGCGTCGCGCCAATTTCCGCGACCTGCATGCTCCACACCCGCCCGCTGCCGCCACTATCGAACCCGGAGAAATTAAATGA
- the aroP gene encoding aromatic amino acid transporter AroP, with translation MEQQHGETLHRGLKNRHIQLIALGGAVGTGLFLGSASVIKSAGPAVILGYAIAGFIAFLIMRQLGEMVVEEPVAGSFSHFAYKYWGNFAGFASGWNYWVLYVLVAMAELTAVGKYVQFWWPDFPTWATAAIFFVLINAINLTNVKVFGEMEFWFAIIKVVAVIGMILFGGWLLFSGNGGPQATVSNLWNQGGFLPNGFGGLVMMMAIIMFSFGGLELVGITAAEADNPEQSIPKATNQVLWRILIFYIGSLAVLLSLLPWTRVTADTSPFVLIFHELGDSLVANALNVVILTAALSVYNSCVYCNSRMLFGLAQQGNAPKALLNVDKRGVPVATILVSAVATALCVLINYLMPGEAFGLLMSLVVSALVINWAMISLAHLKFRKKKNQQGVTTRFPAILYPLGNWICLLFLAAILVIMLMTPGMAISVWLIPVWLVVLAIGYAIKNKAQQA, from the coding sequence ATGGAACAACAACATGGCGAAACGCTGCACCGCGGCTTAAAAAATCGCCATATTCAGCTCATTGCACTGGGCGGTGCAGTGGGTACCGGTCTGTTTCTGGGTAGCGCATCGGTCATCAAATCCGCCGGTCCGGCGGTGATTCTCGGTTATGCCATTGCGGGATTTATTGCCTTTCTGATCATGCGCCAATTAGGCGAAATGGTAGTGGAAGAGCCGGTTGCCGGTAGCTTCAGCCATTTTGCTTACAAATACTGGGGCAACTTCGCCGGTTTTGCTTCCGGCTGGAACTACTGGGTGCTGTATGTGCTGGTCGCCATGGCCGAGCTGACCGCAGTCGGTAAATATGTCCAGTTCTGGTGGCCGGACTTCCCCACCTGGGCGACAGCCGCCATCTTCTTTGTGCTGATCAACGCCATCAACCTGACCAACGTGAAAGTGTTTGGTGAGATGGAGTTCTGGTTTGCCATTATCAAAGTTGTCGCGGTCATCGGCATGATTCTGTTTGGCGGCTGGTTGCTGTTCAGCGGCAACGGCGGCCCGCAGGCGACCGTCAGCAACCTGTGGAACCAGGGCGGCTTCCTGCCGAATGGTTTCGGCGGGCTGGTGATGATGATGGCGATTATTATGTTCTCGTTTGGCGGGCTGGAACTGGTGGGTATCACCGCCGCGGAAGCCGACAACCCGGAGCAGAGCATTCCCAAAGCCACCAATCAGGTACTGTGGCGTATTCTGATTTTCTATATCGGCTCACTGGCGGTGCTGTTGTCACTGCTGCCGTGGACCCGCGTTACCGCAGATACCAGCCCGTTCGTCCTGATCTTCCACGAACTCGGTGATTCGCTGGTTGCCAATGCGCTGAACGTGGTGATCCTGACCGCGGCACTGTCGGTGTACAACAGCTGCGTCTACTGCAACAGCCGTATGTTGTTCGGCCTGGCGCAACAGGGCAATGCGCCGAAAGCGCTGCTGAACGTCGACAAACGTGGCGTTCCGGTGGCGACGATTCTGGTGTCTGCGGTCGCCACGGCGCTCTGCGTGCTGATTAACTATCTGATGCCGGGTGAAGCTTTCGGCTTGCTGATGTCTTTAGTGGTCTCCGCGCTGGTGATCAACTGGGCGATGATCAGCCTGGCACACCTGAAATTCCGTAAGAAGAAGAACCAGCAGGGTGTCACCACGCGTTTCCCTGCCATCCTTTACCCTCTGGGTAACTGGATTTGTCTGCTGTTCCTTGCGGCGATTCTGGTGATCATGCTGATGACGCCTGGCATGGCGATTTCGGTATGGCTGATTCCGGTCTGGCTGGTGGTGCTGGCCATCGGTTACGCGATCAAAAACAAAGCCCAACAGGCGTAA
- the pdhR gene encoding pyruvate dehydrogenase complex transcriptional repressor PdhR, which yields MAYSKIRQPKLSDAIEQQLESLIMEGTLRPGEKLLPERELAKQFDVSRPSLREAIQRLEAKGLLLRRQGGGTFVQKHLWQSLSDPLIGLLAQHPESQFDLLETRHALEGIAAYYAALRGTDEDLQRIRDCHVQIQQAQDSGDLDAEADAVMQYQIAVTEAAHNVVLLHLLRSMGPMLEQNVRQNFELLYARREMLAKVSGHRASIFEAIVAREPEQAREASHRHLAFIEEILLDRSREQSRRERSLRRLQQRKE from the coding sequence ATGGCATACAGTAAGATTCGCCAACCAAAGCTCTCCGATGCAATTGAGCAACAGCTGGAATCCCTCATTATGGAAGGGACGCTGCGGCCGGGAGAGAAGTTGCTTCCCGAGCGCGAACTCGCCAAACAATTCGATGTATCACGTCCTTCTCTTCGTGAAGCGATCCAGCGCCTGGAGGCGAAAGGATTGCTGCTGCGCCGTCAGGGTGGCGGCACCTTCGTCCAAAAACATCTCTGGCAAAGCCTGAGCGACCCGCTAATCGGCCTGCTCGCTCAACACCCTGAATCTCAGTTTGACCTGCTGGAAACCCGCCATGCACTGGAAGGTATTGCTGCCTATTATGCGGCATTGCGTGGCACTGATGAGGATTTGCAGCGCATTCGCGACTGCCATGTTCAGATCCAGCAGGCACAGGACAGCGGCGATCTCGATGCCGAAGCGGATGCCGTGATGCAGTATCAGATCGCTGTCACAGAAGCGGCCCATAATGTGGTGCTTTTACATTTGCTGCGTTCCATGGGCCCTATGCTGGAACAAAACGTCCGTCAGAATTTTGAATTGCTCTACGCTCGCCGGGAAATGCTGGCGAAAGTGAGCGGTCACCGCGCCAGTATTTTTGAGGCGATTGTGGCTCGTGAGCCAGAACAAGCACGCGAGGCATCACACCGTCACCTGGCGTTCATTGAGGAAATCTTGCTGGACAGAAGTCGGGAGCAGAGTCGTCGTGAACGCTCCCTGCGTCGTTTACAGCAACGTAAGGAATAA
- the aceE gene encoding pyruvate dehydrogenase (acetyl-transferring), homodimeric type, which produces MSERLHNDVDPIETRDWLQAIESVIREEGVERAQYLIDQVLSAARKGGVKVAAGSSAVSNYINSIAVEDEPDYPGNASLERRIRSAIRWNAIMSVLRASKKDLELGGHLSSFQSSATIYEVCFNHFFRARSEKNGGDLVYFQGHISPGIYSRAFLEGRLTEEQMNNFRQEVHGNGLSSYPHPKLMPEFWQFPTVSMGLGPLNAIYQAKFLKYLEHRGLKDTADQTVYAFLGDGEMDEPESKGAITIAVREKLDNLVFIINCNLQRLDGPVTGNGKIINELEGIFAGAGWNVIKVIWGGRWDELLKKDTSGKLIQLMNETVDGDYQTFKSRDGAYVREHFFGKYPETAALVKDWSDEEIFALNRGGHDPKKVYAALKKAQETKGQPTLILAHTIKGYGMGDTAEGKNIAHQVKKMNMDGVRYIRDRFNVPVADENIEKLPYVTFEKGSEEYNYLHGQREKLGGYLPTRQPHFTEKLEMPALEEFSALLEEQSKEISTTIAFVRALNVMLKNKSIKDRLVPILADEARTFGMEGLFRQIGIYSPNGQQYTPQDREQVAYYKEDEKGQILQEGINELGAGSSWLAAATSYSTNNLPMIPFYIYYSMFGFQRIGDLMWLAGDQQARGFLVGGTSGRTTLNGEGLQHEDGHSHIQSLTIPNCISYDPSYAYEVAVIMHDGLVRMYGEAQENVYYYITTLNENYHMPAMPQGAEEGIRKGIYKLETVDGSKGKVQLLGSGSILRHVREAAQILAKDYGIGSDVYSVTSFTELARDGQDCERWNMLHPTETPRVPYIAQVMNEAPAVASTDYMKLFAEQVRSYVPASDYRVLGTDGFGRSDSRENLRHHFEVDASYVVVAALGELAKRGEIDKKVVAEAITKFNIDADKVNPRLA; this is translated from the coding sequence ATGTCAGAACGTTTACACAATGACGTGGATCCGATCGAAACTCGTGATTGGCTACAGGCGATCGAATCGGTCATCCGTGAAGAAGGTGTTGAGCGCGCGCAGTATCTGATTGACCAGGTATTAAGTGCTGCACGCAAAGGCGGCGTAAAAGTTGCAGCAGGCTCTTCTGCTGTCAGCAACTACATCAACTCTATTGCCGTTGAAGACGAACCGGACTATCCGGGCAACGCCTCCCTTGAACGTCGTATCCGTTCCGCAATTCGCTGGAACGCCATCATGTCGGTGCTGCGTGCGTCGAAGAAAGACCTGGAACTGGGTGGTCACCTCTCATCATTCCAGTCTTCCGCGACTATCTATGAAGTGTGCTTTAACCACTTCTTCCGTGCTCGTAGCGAGAAAAATGGCGGCGATCTGGTTTATTTCCAGGGCCATATCTCTCCAGGTATCTATTCTCGTGCGTTCCTTGAAGGCCGTCTGACCGAAGAACAGATGAACAACTTCCGTCAGGAAGTACACGGCAACGGTCTCTCTTCTTATCCGCACCCGAAACTGATGCCTGAATTCTGGCAGTTCCCGACAGTTTCTATGGGTCTTGGCCCACTCAATGCGATTTATCAGGCTAAATTCCTGAAATACCTTGAGCACCGTGGTCTGAAAGATACCGCCGATCAGACGGTATACGCCTTCCTGGGGGATGGCGAGATGGATGAACCGGAATCCAAAGGCGCGATCACTATCGCGGTCCGCGAAAAACTGGATAACCTGGTGTTCATCATCAACTGTAACCTGCAGCGTCTGGATGGCCCGGTCACCGGTAACGGCAAGATCATCAACGAACTGGAAGGCATCTTTGCCGGTGCTGGCTGGAACGTGATTAAAGTGATCTGGGGCGGTCGTTGGGATGAGCTGCTGAAGAAAGACACCAGCGGCAAGCTGATCCAGCTGATGAACGAAACCGTTGACGGCGACTACCAGACCTTCAAATCACGCGATGGCGCATACGTCCGTGAGCACTTCTTCGGTAAATACCCGGAGACTGCAGCGCTGGTGAAAGACTGGTCAGACGAAGAGATCTTCGCCCTGAACCGTGGTGGTCATGATCCGAAGAAAGTCTATGCTGCACTGAAAAAAGCGCAGGAAACCAAAGGCCAGCCGACCCTGATCCTGGCGCATACCATCAAAGGTTATGGTATGGGCGACACGGCGGAAGGCAAAAACATCGCTCACCAGGTGAAAAAGATGAACATGGATGGCGTTCGCTACATCCGTGATCGCTTCAATGTGCCGGTAGCCGATGAAAACATTGAAAAACTGCCGTACGTGACCTTCGAAAAAGGGTCTGAAGAGTACAACTATCTGCATGGTCAGCGTGAGAAGCTGGGCGGCTACCTGCCGACGCGTCAGCCGCACTTCACTGAGAAGCTGGAAATGCCGGCACTGGAAGAGTTCAGTGCACTGCTGGAAGAGCAGAGCAAAGAGATCTCTACCACCATCGCTTTCGTGCGTGCGCTGAACGTGATGCTGAAGAACAAGTCGATCAAAGATCGCCTGGTACCGATTCTGGCGGACGAAGCCCGTACCTTTGGTATGGAAGGTCTGTTCCGTCAGATCGGTATCTACAGCCCGAACGGTCAGCAGTACACTCCGCAGGACCGCGAGCAGGTTGCTTACTATAAAGAAGACGAAAAAGGCCAGATTTTGCAGGAAGGGATCAACGAGCTGGGTGCAGGTTCATCCTGGCTGGCTGCTGCGACTTCTTACAGCACCAACAATCTGCCGATGATTCCGTTCTACATCTATTACTCAATGTTTGGCTTCCAGCGTATCGGTGATCTGATGTGGCTGGCGGGCGATCAGCAGGCGCGCGGCTTCCTCGTGGGAGGCACCTCCGGTCGTACCACTCTGAACGGTGAAGGTCTGCAGCATGAAGATGGTCACAGCCATATTCAGTCGCTGACTATTCCGAACTGTATTTCTTACGATCCGTCTTATGCCTACGAAGTGGCAGTCATCATGCATGACGGCCTGGTACGTATGTACGGCGAAGCGCAGGAAAACGTTTACTACTACATCACCACGCTGAACGAAAACTACCACATGCCGGCGATGCCGCAGGGTGCGGAAGAGGGTATCCGTAAGGGTATCTACAAGCTGGAAACTGTGGACGGTAGCAAAGGCAAAGTTCAGCTGCTGGGTTCAGGTTCTATCCTGCGTCATGTGCGTGAAGCTGCGCAGATCCTGGCGAAAGACTACGGTATCGGTTCTGACGTCTACAGCGTGACCTCGTTCACCGAACTGGCGCGTGATGGCCAGGATTGTGAGCGCTGGAACATGCTGCATCCGACAGAAACCCCGCGCGTACCTTACATCGCTCAGGTGATGAATGAGGCACCTGCCGTGGCGTCGACTGACTACATGAAACTGTTTGCTGAGCAGGTTCGCAGCTACGTGCCAGCCAGCGATTACCGCGTACTGGGTACTGATGGTTTCGGTCGTTCAGACAGCCGTGAGAACCTGCGTCACCACTTCGAAGTGGATGCATCTTATGTAGTGGTTGCAGCGCTGGGTGAACTGGCTAAACGCGGCGAAATCGATAAGAAAGTGGTGGCAGAAGCGATCACCAAATTCAACATCGATGCCGATAAAGTTAACCCGCGTCTGGCTTAA
- the aceF gene encoding pyruvate dehydrogenase complex dihydrolipoyllysine-residue acetyltransferase, translated as MAIEIKVPDIGSDEVEVTEILVKVGDKVEAEQSLITVEGDKASMEVPSPQAGVVKEIKIATGDKVETGSLIMIFDAEGAAAAAPAAEEKKAEAAPAPAAAAVSKDVNVPDIGGDEVEVTEILVKVGDTVAAEQSLITVEGDKASMEVPAPFAGVVKEIKIATGDKVNTGSLIMVFEAQGAAPAAAAPAAQPAAAPAPAAAAGAKDVNVPDIGGDEVEVTEVLVKVGDKVTAEQSLIVVEGDKASMEVPAPFAGTVKELKVATGDKVKTGSLIMVFEVEGAAPAAAAPAAKQEAAPAPAAAPAAAKADAKSDFAENDAYVHATPVIRRLAREFGVNLAKVKGTGRKGRILKEDVQAYVKDAVKRAEAAPAAAASGGSLPGLLPWPKVDFSKFGEIEEVELGRIQKISGANLSRNWVMIPHVTHFDKTDITDLEAFRKLQNSEAEKRKLDVKFTPVVFIMKAVAAALEQMPRFNSSLSEDGQKLTLKKYINIGVAVDTPNGLVVPVFKDVNKKGITELSRELMAISKKARDGKLTAGDMQGGCFTISSLGGLGTTHFAPIVNAPEVAILGVSKSAMEPVWNGKEFAPRLMMPISLSFDHRVIDGADGARFITIINNMLSDIRRLVM; from the coding sequence ATGGCTATCGAAATTAAAGTGCCGGATATCGGGTCAGATGAAGTTGAAGTCACCGAGATCCTGGTCAAGGTGGGCGACAAGGTAGAAGCCGAACAGTCGCTGATCACCGTGGAAGGCGATAAAGCTTCGATGGAAGTTCCCTCGCCGCAGGCGGGTGTGGTTAAAGAGATCAAAATTGCGACCGGTGACAAAGTTGAAACTGGTTCGCTCATCATGATCTTTGACGCAGAGGGTGCAGCAGCTGCTGCACCTGCGGCAGAAGAGAAGAAAGCGGAAGCTGCACCAGCACCGGCTGCTGCGGCTGTCAGCAAAGACGTCAATGTTCCTGACATCGGCGGCGATGAAGTCGAAGTCACCGAGATTCTGGTCAAAGTGGGCGATACCGTTGCGGCTGAGCAGTCACTGATCACCGTGGAAGGCGATAAGGCTTCGATGGAAGTCCCGGCACCGTTTGCGGGCGTGGTAAAAGAGATCAAAATTGCCACCGGCGACAAAGTGAACACCGGTTCACTTATCATGGTGTTTGAAGCGCAAGGCGCTGCTCCGGCGGCGGCTGCACCGGCGGCACAGCCTGCTGCGGCTCCGGCCCCGGCTGCTGCGGCTGGCGCGAAAGACGTCAATGTTCCTGACATCGGCGGTGATGAAGTTGAAGTCACTGAAGTGCTGGTGAAAGTGGGTGACAAAGTCACTGCTGAGCAGTCTCTGATTGTGGTTGAAGGCGACAAAGCGTCAATGGAAGTTCCGGCACCGTTTGCGGGCACCGTTAAAGAGCTGAAAGTTGCCACCGGCGACAAAGTCAAAACCGGCTCGCTGATCATGGTGTTTGAAGTAGAAGGCGCTGCGCCTGCTGCTGCCGCACCTGCTGCGAAACAGGAAGCGGCTCCCGCCCCGGCAGCAGCTCCGGCTGCGGCGAAAGCGGATGCGAAAAGTGACTTTGCTGAGAACGATGCTTACGTCCACGCCACGCCGGTGATTCGTCGCCTGGCGCGCGAGTTCGGTGTGAACCTGGCGAAAGTCAAAGGCACCGGTCGTAAAGGTCGCATCCTGAAAGAAGACGTGCAGGCGTATGTGAAAGACGCGGTGAAACGCGCTGAAGCGGCACCGGCTGCTGCTGCCAGCGGTGGTAGCCTGCCAGGCCTGCTGCCGTGGCCGAAAGTTGATTTCAGCAAGTTCGGCGAAATCGAAGAAGTGGAACTGGGCCGTATCCAGAAAATCTCTGGTGCTAACCTGAGCCGCAACTGGGTGATGATTCCGCATGTTACCCACTTCGACAAAACCGACATCACCGATCTGGAAGCGTTCCGCAAACTGCAGAACAGCGAAGCCGAGAAACGTAAGCTGGATGTGAAATTCACCCCGGTGGTGTTTATCATGAAAGCCGTTGCCGCTGCGCTGGAGCAGATGCCGCGTTTCAACAGTTCACTGTCTGAAGACGGTCAGAAACTGACGCTGAAGAAATACATCAACATCGGTGTGGCGGTTGATACGCCAAACGGTCTGGTGGTTCCAGTGTTCAAAGATGTGAACAAAAAAGGCATCACTGAACTGTCTCGTGAACTGATGGCGATCTCGAAAAAAGCGCGTGACGGTAAGCTGACCGCAGGCGACATGCAGGGTGGATGCTTCACGATTTCCAGCCTGGGTGGCCTCGGTACCACGCACTTCGCGCCAATCGTTAACGCGCCGGAAGTGGCTATCCTTGGTGTGTCCAAATCTGCGATGGAACCGGTATGGAACGGTAAAGAGTTTGCGCCGCGTCTGATGATGCCGATCTCTCTTTCCTTCGACCACCGCGTGATCGATGGTGCTGATGGTGCGCGCTTTATCACCATTATCAACAACATGCTGTCGGATATTCGCCGTCTGGTGATGTGA
- the lpdA gene encoding dihydrolipoyl dehydrogenase, with protein sequence MSTEIKTQVVVLGAGPAGYSAAFRCADLGLETVLVERYSTLGGVCLNVGCIPSKALLHVAKVIEEAKALEEHGIVFGQPSTDINKIRTWKEKVITQLTGGLAGMAKGRKVKVVNGLGKFTGANTLVVEGEGGATTINFDNAIIAAGSRPIELPFIPHEDPRVWDSTDALELKEVPKRLLVMGGGIIGLEMGTVYHALGSEIDVVEMFDQVIPAADKDVVKVFTKRISKKFNLMLETKVTAVEAKEDGIYVSMEGKKAPTEAQRYDAVLVAIGRVPNGKGLDAGKAGVEVDDRGFIRVDKQMRTNVPHIYAIGDIVGQPMLAHKGVHEGHVAAEVIAGMKHYFDPKVIPSIAYTEPEVAWVGLTEKEAKEKGISYEISTFPWAASGRAIASDCADGMTKLIFDKETHRVIGGAIVGTNGGELLGEIGLAIEMGCDAEDIALTIHAHPTLHESVGLAAEVFEGSITDLPNPKAKKK encoded by the coding sequence ATGAGTACAGAGATTAAAACTCAAGTCGTGGTACTTGGGGCAGGTCCTGCAGGTTACTCTGCAGCCTTCCGTTGCGCTGATTTAGGTCTGGAAACCGTACTGGTAGAGCGCTACAGCACCCTCGGTGGTGTATGTCTGAACGTAGGCTGTATCCCGTCAAAAGCGCTGCTGCACGTAGCGAAAGTGATTGAAGAAGCGAAAGCACTGGAAGAACACGGCATCGTGTTTGGCCAGCCTTCAACCGACATCAACAAAATTCGTACCTGGAAAGAGAAAGTTATCACTCAACTGACCGGCGGTCTGGCGGGTATGGCCAAAGGCCGTAAAGTGAAAGTGGTGAATGGTCTGGGTAAATTCACCGGTGCTAACACGCTGGTGGTAGAGGGTGAAGGCGGTGCAACCACCATCAACTTCGACAACGCCATCATTGCTGCCGGTTCTCGTCCGATTGAACTGCCGTTCATTCCGCATGAAGATCCGCGCGTGTGGGACTCCACCGATGCGCTGGAACTGAAAGAAGTACCGAAGCGTCTGCTGGTGATGGGCGGTGGTATCATCGGCCTGGAAATGGGTACCGTTTACCATGCGCTGGGTTCAGAGATCGACGTGGTTGAAATGTTTGACCAGGTGATCCCGGCTGCCGATAAAGACGTGGTGAAAGTTTTCACCAAACGTATCAGCAAGAAATTCAACCTGATGCTGGAAACCAAAGTGACTGCCGTTGAAGCGAAAGAAGACGGTATCTACGTTTCCATGGAAGGTAAAAAAGCGCCGACCGAAGCCCAGCGTTATGACGCAGTGCTGGTGGCGATTGGCCGTGTACCGAACGGTAAAGGCCTGGATGCTGGTAAAGCGGGCGTAGAAGTGGACGACCGTGGTTTCATCCGCGTTGACAAGCAAATGCGCACCAACGTGCCGCATATCTATGCTATCGGTGACATCGTGGGTCAACCGATGCTGGCGCATAAAGGCGTGCATGAAGGCCACGTAGCGGCTGAAGTTATCGCCGGTATGAAGCACTACTTCGATCCGAAAGTGATTCCGTCAATCGCCTACACCGAGCCAGAAGTGGCATGGGTGGGTCTGACTGAGAAAGAAGCGAAAGAAAAAGGCATCAGCTACGAAATTTCCACCTTCCCGTGGGCGGCTTCTGGCCGTGCTATCGCTTCTGACTGCGCTGACGGTATGACCAAGCTGATTTTCGACAAAGAAACGCATCGTGTTATCGGTGGTGCCATTGTCGGTACCAACGGCGGCGAGCTGCTGGGTGAAATCGGTCTGGCCATCGAAATGGGTTGTGATGCGGAAGATATCGCGCTGACCATCCATGCGCAC